In Festucalex cinctus isolate MCC-2025b chromosome 5, RoL_Fcin_1.0, whole genome shotgun sequence, a single genomic region encodes these proteins:
- the LOC144018531 gene encoding sesquipedalian-1-like produces MNSRDGSKKARTHELIIRRARERGVKMKLNERSVAHYATCDSPPDKTGFLFKKGERNTAYHRRWFVLKGNMLFYFEERDGREPIGVIVLEGCTVELCESAEEFAFAVKFDCARARVYKMAADSQAAMESWVKALSRASFDYMRLVVKELERQLEEIQEAAGGGPQGRTRSSKRVSKSRSSSSSSSLSTSSSSSGQKNHQDEVQPGGPKENGVAWSKPHPGLANGSADGASSCVAWEGGANGAKAPPVPPRRRGASLESPFSPGTGCFSKLHDWYGLEVEELRAQWLQSQ; encoded by the exons ATGAACAGCCGCGATGGAAGCAAGAAAGCACGTACAC ATGAATTAATCATCCGGCGAGCGAGAGAAAGAGGAGTGAAAATGAAGCTGAACGAGCGCAGCGTGGCCCACTACGCCACGTGCGACTCGCCGCCCGACAAGACGGGCTTCCTGTTCAAGAAGGGCGAGCGCAACACGGCGTACCACCGCCGCTGGTTCGTCCTCAAGGGCAACATGCTCTTCTACTTCGAGGAGCGCGACGGCCGCGAGCCCATTGGCGTCATCGTCCTGGAGGGCTGCACGGTGGAGCTCTGTGAGTCGGCCGAGGAGTTCGCCTTCGCCGTCAAGTTCGACTGCGCCAGGGCTCGCGTGTACAAGATGGCGGCCGACAGCCAGGCGGCCATGGAGTCGTGGGTCAAGGCCTTGTCGCGGGCCAGCTTCGACTACATGAGGCTGGTGGTCAAAGAGCTGGAGAGGCAGCTGGAGGAGATCCAGGAGGCGGCCGGCGGAGGCCCACAGGGCAGGACCAGGTCGTCCAAGCGAGTCTCCAAATCCAgatcgtcgtcatcgtcgtcgtccttGTCCACGTCGTCGTCCAGTTCGGGACAAAAGAACCACCAGGATGAGGTCCAGCCCGGAGGTCCCAAGGAGAACGGCGTTGCTTGGAGCAAACCGCACCCCGGCTTGGCTAACGGGTCCGCTGACGGGGCGTCGTCCTGCGTGGCCTGGGAGGGCGGGGCCAACGGGGCCAAGGCTCCCCCGGTACCCCCCAGAAGGAGAGGAGCGTCTCTGGAGAGCCCCTTCTCCCCCGGCACCGGCTGCTTCTCCAAGCTCCACGACTGGTACGGGCTTGAGGTGGAGGAACTGAGAGCACAGTGGCTGCAGAGTCAGTGA